The DNA window GAGGTAGCCGAGGGTCACCACGGCGCTGGTTGCAAGGGGATACCAGGTTATGACGAATAGCGGGCTGTCGTCCGTGCAGTTCGTCGCGTAGAATGTCGCGGCTATGCCGCTCGCCGCAAGGCCAGCAAGTGCTCCTGTCAAACCCGGCCTGGTGGGAGCGCCTTCCCGCAAGGCCAAGATGAGGCAGGCCAGGGGACCAAGGGAAAGAATCTGAATTAACGTCACGCAATTGCGCGCGTTCGAACCGATGATCGTCCTGACCCAGTGAGATGACGGAATCACCATGATTTCGACGAGAGCTGCTGTCACCAAAACCACCGGCGCGATCGCCAGCCCCCATCCCGACAGGCCAAACGTTGCTCCTGGCCGGGCTGCGCGCAGGATGGCCGCCGTAGCAGTCATGACGAGCGGTAAGGTTACCGCGAACTTCAGCAAAAATCGTGTGGTTTCCATTGCGTACATGATGTCGGAACGGAATCCGACCGCGCCAAAAAACATGATCCCCGCGATGATGTTGCCGGCCGTCATTGCCAGTCCGACAGACCGCTCGAGCTTCCGCCCGACCGGAACGTCCTGCACCAGGGATGAGCATTTCAGTCTTCACATCAGCTCTCCAAGCACTACCGCTTGCAACCCGCGAGATGCAGGTTGGAATTCTGCAGTACTCTATTATCCCCTTTCGTTTTCTG is part of the Bradyrhizobium erythrophlei genome and encodes:
- a CDS encoding DUF1109 domain-containing protein, with amino-acid sequence MQDVPVGRKLERSVGLAMTAGNIIAGIMFFGAVGFRSDIMYAMETTRFLLKFAVTLPLVMTATAAILRAARPGATFGLSGWGLAIAPVVLVTAALVEIMVIPSSHWVRTIIGSNARNCVTLIQILSLGPLACLILALREGAPTRPGLTGALAGLAASGIAATFYATNCTDDSPLFVITWYPLATSAVVTLGYLCGLRFLRW